A single window of Terriglobales bacterium DNA harbors:
- the rbfA gene encoding 30S ribosome-binding factor RbfA, translated as MPEHRGREYHRERLREALREEIWALLEGELRDPRIGLASVNDVLLAPNGKSVDVLIAVEGDEEEARQTMEGLNAATGFIRYQIGERLRLRRSPELVFRLDRSGGYQARVEELLKRVEKRKKRAEKKK; from the coding sequence GTGCCGGAGCATCGTGGCCGCGAGTATCACCGGGAGCGCCTGCGCGAGGCGCTGCGGGAGGAGATCTGGGCGCTGCTGGAGGGCGAGCTGCGGGACCCGCGCATCGGCCTGGCCAGCGTGAACGACGTGCTGCTGGCGCCCAACGGGAAGTCGGTGGATGTCCTGATCGCGGTGGAGGGCGATGAGGAGGAAGCGCGCCAGACCATGGAAGGGCTGAACGCGGCGACCGGGTTCATCCGCTACCAGATCGGGGAGCGGCTGCGGCTGCGGCGTTCGCCGGAGCTGGTCTTCCGGCTGGACCGCTCGGGCGGGTACCAGGCGCGGGTGGAGGAACTGCTAAAGCGGGTGGAGAAGAGGAAGAAGCGGGCGGAGAAGAAGAAGTAG
- a CDS encoding DUF6677 family protein: MAETAGHANTANPEEKHYPLTLMAVVTPLVGWLVPGGGHFLQKRWGRGILLAASVTCMFVMGLLMQGKVYSANFGDILDVLGFVGDLGAGGLYLLTRAFDWGHGSINLATADYGTKFIIVAGLLNVISAVDAYDIAIGKKS, from the coding sequence ATGGCTGAAACTGCTGGGCACGCCAATACCGCGAACCCCGAAGAGAAGCACTATCCGCTGACTCTGATGGCAGTGGTGACGCCGCTCGTCGGCTGGCTGGTCCCCGGCGGCGGACACTTCCTGCAAAAGCGCTGGGGACGCGGCATTCTGCTCGCGGCCTCCGTCACTTGCATGTTTGTGATGGGCCTGCTGATGCAGGGCAAGGTGTACTCGGCCAACTTCGGCGACATCCTGGACGTGCTGGGCTTCGTCGGCGACCTGGGCGCTGGTGGCCTTTACCTGTTGACCCGCGCCTTCGACTGGGGCCACGGCTCCATCAACCTGGCCACCGCCGACTACGGCACCAAGTTCATCATCGTCGCCGGGCTGCTCAACGTCATCTCCGCGGTGGACGCCTACGACATCGCCATCGGGAAGAAATCATGA
- a CDS encoding glycosyltransferase family 39 protein, protein MDDRRAARVEMLTVAGFCAFLFFFGLGSFGLVGPDEPRYAQVAREMLARHEFTTPILYGQPWLEKPVLYYWRAMLAFELFGVKDWVARLPSATFATAMVAILYFHMRRFRAGAQLNAALITASAAAVIGFARGASTDIQLAAPFAVGMLGWIAWHETGRKFWLVDFYFFMAIGTLAKGPVAPALAGMIIVVLAAARRDWRLVLRTLWIPGILLYAIVVLPWYISVYLDNPDFFRVFFVEHNLERYTSNMFRHPQPFWYYLPVLLLGLAPWTVLAGAAFVDAVRRWRERLSNPQEAENSFLVFLTVWAVVPIVFFSLSGAKLPGYILPSMPAWTLLTADYLHRRREERGSLALVVLHCAWVAVIVLAGLLLPAHVLGGVESITAQAWLIAASVALLTFFAMLATLRRKGLAMARFVTLAPVIVLVAFILRVAAPAMDMKYSARPLAAEIVALESKPGELAVFEAPRDVEYGLAFYRNQVIRRYERGEIPAADHMVIAPEGARAKLERMVPGRRVSRVGGFPARRLEYFWVSQMGH, encoded by the coding sequence ATGGATGACCGAAGAGCGGCGCGGGTGGAGATGCTGACGGTCGCCGGCTTCTGCGCTTTCCTTTTCTTCTTCGGGCTGGGAAGCTTCGGCCTAGTGGGCCCGGACGAGCCGCGCTACGCGCAGGTGGCGCGCGAGATGCTCGCCCGCCACGAGTTCACCACCCCCATCCTCTACGGCCAGCCCTGGCTGGAGAAGCCCGTCCTCTACTACTGGCGGGCCATGCTGGCCTTCGAGTTGTTCGGAGTGAAGGACTGGGTGGCGCGGCTGCCTTCGGCGACCTTCGCCACCGCCATGGTGGCCATCCTCTACTTCCACATGCGGCGCTTCCGCGCCGGGGCGCAACTGAACGCGGCGCTGATCACAGCCTCGGCGGCGGCGGTGATCGGATTTGCCCGCGGGGCCTCGACCGACATCCAGTTGGCCGCGCCGTTCGCCGTCGGCATGCTGGGATGGATTGCCTGGCACGAGACCGGGAGAAAGTTCTGGCTGGTGGACTTCTACTTTTTCATGGCCATCGGCACGCTGGCCAAAGGCCCGGTGGCGCCGGCACTGGCAGGGATGATTATCGTGGTCCTTGCCGCGGCGCGTCGCGACTGGCGCCTGGTGCTGCGGACGCTGTGGATCCCCGGCATCCTGCTCTACGCCATCGTCGTGCTGCCTTGGTACATCAGCGTCTATCTCGACAATCCAGACTTCTTCCGTGTCTTCTTCGTGGAGCACAACCTGGAGCGCTACACCAGCAACATGTTCCGCCATCCCCAGCCCTTCTGGTACTACCTGCCGGTATTGCTGCTGGGCTTGGCGCCGTGGACGGTGCTGGCGGGCGCCGCCTTCGTGGACGCGGTGCGTCGCTGGCGCGAGCGGTTGAGCAATCCGCAGGAGGCGGAGAACAGCTTCCTGGTCTTCCTGACGGTGTGGGCCGTGGTGCCCATCGTGTTCTTCTCCCTCTCGGGCGCGAAGCTGCCAGGGTACATCCTGCCCTCCATGCCGGCGTGGACGCTGCTGACCGCCGACTATCTACACCGGCGGCGCGAGGAGCGCGGGTCGCTGGCGCTGGTGGTCCTGCATTGTGCCTGGGTGGCGGTGATCGTGCTGGCGGGGTTGCTGCTTCCGGCCCACGTGTTGGGCGGGGTGGAGAGCATCACGGCACAAGCGTGGCTGATCGCGGCTAGCGTCGCGCTGCTCACGTTCTTTGCCATGCTGGCCACGCTGCGGCGCAAAGGACTGGCGATGGCGCGCTTCGTCACCCTGGCGCCGGTGATCGTCCTGGTGGCGTTCATCCTGCGAGTGGCGGCGCCGGCCATGGATATGAAGTACTCTGCCCGGCCGCTGGCGGCGGAGATTGTCGCGCTGGAGTCGAAGCCGGGAGAGCTGGCGGTGTTCGAGGCCCCGCGAGATGTGGAGTACGGCCTGGCTTTCTATCGTAACCAGGTCATCCGGCGGTATGAGCGCGGGGAGATTCCCGCCGCCGATCACATGGTGATTGCTCCCGAGGGCGCGCGCGCTAAGTTGGAGCGGATGGTGCCGGGGAGAAGGGTGTCGCGCGTGGGCGGGTTCCCGGCGCGGAGGCTGGAGTATTTTTGGGTATCGCAGATGGGGCATTGA
- a CDS encoding GNAT family N-acetyltransferase, which produces MEILDLRHFRSADLRPLMEEESAVWSKELDWDYGPSAEMILRYLDARILPGYAAVEQGSLAGYTFFVYEGSKGIIGDLFVRPRAEENGGGESLGERLLGHVIETLQNSPGIHRIEAQLLPHPAGSLARPFTQGGFLRHPRLFMNLALSKARDWASPGRPKAAEIEIRPWADADFHGAAAVIIAAYRDHVDADINDQYRTMSGSLRFLNNIVRFPGCGVFDPGSSRVAVHKPSKSAVGLILCSRVKEGVGHVTQVCVVPEHRGVGTGEALVAASAANLESRGFQTLSLTVTEANKRAVELYRRLKFEQAKVFDAFVWEG; this is translated from the coding sequence GTGGAGATCCTCGACCTAAGACACTTCCGGTCCGCCGACCTCCGTCCGCTCATGGAGGAGGAGAGCGCGGTGTGGTCGAAGGAACTCGACTGGGACTACGGGCCCTCGGCGGAGATGATCCTGCGCTACCTGGATGCGCGCATCCTGCCAGGCTACGCGGCGGTGGAGCAGGGAAGCCTCGCGGGCTACACCTTCTTCGTTTACGAGGGCAGCAAGGGGATCATCGGCGACCTGTTCGTGCGCCCCCGAGCGGAGGAGAACGGTGGCGGAGAGTCCCTAGGCGAGCGGCTGCTGGGCCACGTGATCGAAACCCTACAGAACTCCCCTGGCATCCATCGCATCGAGGCGCAACTGCTGCCGCATCCCGCCGGATCGCTGGCGCGTCCCTTCACGCAGGGAGGATTCCTGCGCCATCCGCGGCTGTTCATGAATCTGGCGCTGAGCAAGGCGAGGGACTGGGCCAGCCCGGGGCGGCCCAAGGCGGCGGAGATCGAGATCCGGCCGTGGGCGGATGCGGACTTTCACGGCGCGGCCGCGGTGATCATTGCCGCCTATCGCGACCACGTGGATGCGGACATCAACGACCAGTACCGCACCATGAGCGGCTCGCTGCGCTTCCTGAACAACATCGTGCGCTTCCCCGGATGCGGCGTGTTCGATCCTGGGTCGTCGCGGGTGGCCGTGCACAAGCCGTCGAAGAGCGCGGTGGGGCTGATCCTGTGCTCGCGGGTGAAGGAGGGCGTGGGGCACGTGACCCAGGTGTGCGTCGTCCCCGAGCACCGCGGCGTGGGGACGGGGGAGGCGCTGGTCGCCGCCTCGGCGGCGAACCTGGAGAGCCGCGGCTTCCAGACGCTCTCGCTTACCGTCACGGAAGCAAACAAGCGCGCCGTCGAGCTCTACCGGCGGCTGAAGTTCGAGCAGGCGAAGGTGTTCGACGCGTTCGTGTGGGAAGGGTGA
- the infB gene encoding translation initiation factor IF-2: protein MEKVRINDLARELEVKSKSILDLLKQVGVTEKKTHSSSIEPGEAEKVRRHFHAQVEAASSAKESRAARPEPGEIKTKIDLSKISKPGDVLKAITKQTTPEVAPRAVAPVAAKPVAPATPTVKPVAPAAPAVAKPAAAAPAAAVASAVRPPAPPPAATAHVAAPAAPAMPVAPARRMITPQTGPRPVYQAPMAPARAAGAPPIPRMAPGRPVPGRPVPGQPIFQRPRPQAPTSRLPLRPGERRPMHPTRTSPAGTRPTGRPMGVGPGGMAPPAGRPMGRPGGPARRPGQRYVPRGIKEGPMKGFVPPPRLASLTEALPISRTITITEGISVKDLAEKVEVRAKDVIARLMARGVFATINQTLDAELAKEMARQFGADANVITFEEQEAQALGESPIAGEEKSGGEVPRPPVVTVMGHVDHGKTSLLDAIRLTSVAEGEAGGITQHIGAYKVRVTDEKSPAFGREIVFLDTPGHEAFTRMRARGAKVTDVVVLVVAADDGVMPQTLEAIDHAQAAKVPLVVAVNKVDKPEAMAERVKKQLADRGLVPEDWGGTTVFVEVSAKKKTNLNLLMEMVCLVADLQELKASPERPATGAVLEAKLDRGRGAVATVLVQNGTLRSGDTFIVGNVFGKVRAMFDDRGNAIEEAPPSTPVEILGLEGLPQAGDQFTVIADRAKAKLIAGYREQKARELQLAKSSRVSLESLAERIKNAGMKELPLILKGDVQGSVEVLNDSLSKLSGEKVKIKILHAAVGAITETDVLLASASNAIIVGFNVRPERKAQELAAQEKVDIRLHSIIYELHDEIKKAMSGLLEPTIKETFLGRAEVRDTFRIPKVGTIAGCLVQEGTIKRDSEVRLLRDNVVMFKGKIGSLRRFKEDVTEVRNSLECGIGIANYGDIKVGDVLEVFVTEKIAAEAIA from the coding sequence ATGGAAAAGGTTCGCATCAACGATCTGGCCCGGGAGCTGGAGGTCAAGAGCAAGTCGATTCTCGACCTCCTGAAGCAGGTGGGCGTCACTGAGAAGAAGACGCACTCCAGCTCCATCGAGCCGGGCGAAGCGGAGAAGGTGCGCCGCCACTTCCACGCCCAGGTGGAGGCTGCGTCTTCCGCCAAAGAGAGCCGCGCCGCCCGCCCCGAGCCGGGCGAGATCAAGACCAAGATCGACCTTTCCAAGATCTCGAAGCCGGGCGACGTACTGAAGGCCATCACCAAGCAAACCACGCCGGAGGTTGCGCCGCGCGCGGTGGCACCCGTGGCCGCGAAACCTGTCGCGCCAGCCACCCCAACTGTGAAGCCGGTAGCGCCGGCGGCTCCCGCGGTTGCCAAGCCCGCAGCCGCGGCTCCGGCGGCAGCAGTTGCGTCGGCGGTGCGTCCGCCTGCGCCTCCACCGGCGGCGACGGCGCATGTGGCGGCTCCGGCTGCGCCGGCGATGCCGGTTGCGCCAGCGAGGCGGATGATCACGCCGCAGACCGGGCCGCGCCCCGTCTATCAGGCGCCCATGGCGCCCGCAAGAGCAGCCGGGGCTCCTCCGATTCCGCGGATGGCGCCGGGACGGCCCGTGCCGGGACGTCCGGTGCCAGGTCAGCCGATCTTCCAGCGCCCGCGGCCGCAGGCACCCACGTCGCGGCTGCCGCTGCGCCCGGGCGAGCGGCGTCCGATGCATCCCACGCGGACATCGCCCGCGGGAACGCGCCCCACCGGCCGGCCGATGGGTGTGGGTCCAGGGGGAATGGCGCCGCCTGCGGGACGTCCCATGGGACGCCCGGGCGGACCAGCGCGACGCCCTGGCCAACGCTACGTTCCTCGCGGGATCAAGGAAGGCCCGATGAAGGGCTTTGTCCCGCCGCCGCGGCTGGCCTCGCTCACCGAAGCGCTGCCCATCAGCCGCACCATCACCATCACTGAGGGCATCAGCGTCAAAGATCTGGCGGAGAAGGTCGAAGTGCGCGCCAAGGACGTGATTGCGCGGCTTATGGCGCGGGGCGTGTTTGCCACCATCAACCAGACGCTGGACGCGGAGCTGGCCAAAGAGATGGCGCGGCAGTTCGGCGCGGACGCCAACGTGATCACCTTCGAGGAGCAGGAAGCGCAGGCGCTGGGCGAAAGCCCGATCGCGGGCGAAGAGAAGTCCGGAGGAGAGGTCCCGCGGCCGCCGGTGGTCACGGTGATGGGGCACGTGGACCATGGAAAGACGTCGCTGCTGGACGCTATCCGGCTGACCAGCGTGGCCGAAGGCGAAGCCGGAGGAATCACCCAGCACATCGGCGCCTACAAGGTACGGGTGACGGACGAGAAGTCTCCCGCCTTCGGGCGCGAGATCGTCTTCCTGGATACCCCGGGCCACGAGGCCTTTACCCGCATGCGGGCCCGCGGCGCCAAGGTTACGGACGTGGTGGTGCTGGTGGTGGCGGCGGATGACGGCGTGATGCCACAGACGCTCGAAGCCATCGATCACGCGCAGGCGGCCAAGGTGCCGCTGGTGGTGGCGGTCAACAAAGTCGACAAGCCGGAAGCGATGGCGGAGCGCGTCAAGAAGCAGCTCGCCGATCGCGGACTGGTGCCAGAGGATTGGGGCGGGACCACGGTGTTCGTCGAGGTCTCCGCCAAGAAGAAGACCAACCTGAACCTGCTGATGGAGATGGTCTGCCTGGTGGCGGACCTGCAGGAGCTGAAGGCGTCGCCGGAGCGTCCGGCGACCGGGGCGGTGCTGGAGGCGAAGCTGGACCGCGGGCGCGGCGCGGTGGCCACCGTCCTGGTACAGAACGGGACGCTGCGCAGCGGCGATACGTTCATCGTGGGCAACGTCTTCGGAAAAGTTCGCGCCATGTTCGACGACCGGGGCAACGCCATCGAAGAAGCGCCGCCCTCGACGCCGGTGGAGATCCTGGGCCTGGAAGGATTGCCGCAGGCGGGCGACCAGTTCACGGTGATCGCCGACCGCGCCAAGGCCAAGCTGATCGCGGGATACCGCGAACAGAAGGCGCGCGAGCTGCAGCTGGCCAAGAGCTCGCGGGTGTCGCTGGAGAGCCTGGCGGAGCGGATCAAGAACGCGGGGATGAAAGAGCTGCCGCTCATCCTGAAGGGCGACGTGCAAGGATCGGTGGAGGTGCTGAACGATTCGCTCTCCAAACTTTCGGGCGAGAAGGTGAAGATCAAGATCCTGCACGCGGCAGTGGGCGCCATCACCGAGACCGACGTGCTGCTGGCCTCGGCGTCGAACGCCATCATCGTCGGCTTCAACGTGCGGCCGGAGCGCAAGGCGCAGGAGCTGGCCGCGCAGGAAAAAGTGGACATCCGGCTGCACTCCATCATTTACGAGCTGCACGACGAGATCAAGAAAGCCATGTCCGGCCTGCTCGAGCCCACCATCAAGGAGACGTTCCTGGGCCGGGCCGAGGTGCGCGATACCTTCCGCATCCCCAAAGTGGGCACCATCGCCGGCTGCCTGGTGCAGGAGGGCACCATCAAGCGGGACTCCGAGGTGCGCCTGCTGCGCGACAACGTGGTGATGTTCAAGGGCAAGATCGGATCGCTGCGGCGCTTCAAGGAAGACGTCACCGAGGTGCGCAACAGCCTGGAGTGCGGAATCGGGATCGCCAACTACGGAGACATCAAAGTCGGCGACGTGCTGGAAGTGTTTGTGACGGAAAAGATCGCGGCGGAAGCAATCGCGTAA
- a CDS encoding DUF503 domain-containing protein, protein MIAHLTLELRLEAAHSLKDKRQLLRSLKDGLRKHFNVSVAEIDEGPLWQRATVAVVGVSGSRDYLEGLMQGVERAAVKIANNCGADVTDSFVDYI, encoded by the coding sequence GTGATCGCCCATCTCACACTCGAGCTGCGGCTGGAAGCGGCGCACTCCCTCAAAGACAAGCGGCAATTGCTGCGCAGCCTTAAGGACGGGTTGCGCAAGCACTTCAACGTCTCGGTGGCGGAGATCGACGAAGGCCCGCTGTGGCAGCGGGCGACGGTGGCGGTGGTGGGCGTTTCCGGCTCGCGCGATTATCTGGAGGGCCTGATGCAGGGCGTGGAGCGCGCCGCCGTGAAGATCGCCAACAACTGCGGGGCGGATGTGACGGACAGCTTTGTGGATTACATCTGA
- a CDS encoding Xaa-Pro peptidase family protein: protein MDLSAIQAALRQQKFDAWLFYDHHHRDLIAYHVLGLPETQMVTRRWFYLIPAQGEPSKLMHRIEPHHLDSLPGSQHLYSAWQELWDGLKQMLAPYTRIAMQYSPNNLVPYLGLVDAGTVELIRSFGKEIVSSGDLVSQFEAAWTEAQIKTHFAAGEIVDRITEAAFQEIGRRVRKGGTHEFEIQQWIMEAFAREKLVTEDAPIVGVNANSGDPHYEPTAARTAPIREGDFVLLDIWAKQAVPDAVFYDITWVGSVGAPSARHQEIFKIVRDARDAGIHAVQSAISAGQKLAGWQVDKATRDTIVAAGYGQYFTHRTGHSIGVTVHGNGANMDGLETKDERQIIPNTCFSIEPGIYLPEFGVRSEINMLVRSGAAEVTGRVQRDLVVI from the coding sequence ATGGACCTCTCCGCCATCCAAGCCGCGCTCCGCCAGCAGAAGTTCGACGCCTGGCTCTTCTACGACCACCATCACCGCGACCTCATCGCCTACCACGTGCTGGGGCTGCCGGAGACGCAGATGGTCACCCGCCGCTGGTTCTATCTGATCCCGGCCCAGGGCGAGCCCTCGAAGCTGATGCATCGCATCGAGCCCCATCATCTGGATTCGCTCCCCGGCTCTCAGCACCTGTACTCGGCCTGGCAGGAGCTTTGGGACGGGCTCAAGCAGATGCTCGCCCCCTACACCCGCATCGCCATGCAGTACTCGCCCAACAATCTGGTCCCCTACCTCGGCCTGGTGGACGCCGGCACGGTCGAGCTCATCCGCAGCTTCGGCAAGGAGATCGTGAGTTCAGGCGACCTGGTCTCGCAGTTCGAAGCCGCGTGGACGGAGGCGCAGATCAAGACTCACTTCGCCGCCGGCGAGATCGTGGACCGCATCACCGAAGCGGCCTTCCAGGAGATCGGACGCCGCGTGCGCAAGGGCGGCACCCATGAGTTCGAGATCCAGCAGTGGATCATGGAAGCCTTCGCCCGCGAGAAGCTGGTCACCGAAGACGCTCCCATCGTGGGCGTGAACGCCAACAGCGGCGACCCGCACTACGAGCCCACCGCGGCGCGCACCGCTCCCATCCGCGAAGGCGACTTCGTGCTGCTCGACATCTGGGCCAAGCAGGCGGTGCCCGACGCCGTTTTCTACGACATTACCTGGGTCGGCAGCGTGGGCGCGCCCAGCGCGCGCCACCAGGAGATCTTCAAGATCGTGCGCGACGCCCGCGATGCCGGCATCCACGCCGTCCAATCCGCCATTTCCGCCGGCCAGAAGCTCGCCGGCTGGCAGGTGGACAAGGCCACCCGCGATACCATCGTCGCCGCCGGCTACGGCCAGTACTTCACGCATCGCACCGGCCACTCTATCGGCGTCACCGTGCACGGCAACGGCGCCAACATGGACGGTCTCGAGACCAAGGACGAGCGCCAGATCATTCCCAACACCTGCTTCTCCATCGAACCCGGCATCTACCTGCCGGAGTTCGGCGTGCGCAGCGAGATCAACATGCTGGTGCGCTCCGGCGCCGCCGAAGTCACGGGCCGCGTCCAGCGCGACCTTGTTGTCATCTGA
- the nusA gene encoding transcription termination factor NusA: MASLLYQTIEGLSREKGIDPQIVVSAVEDAMVVATRKSLKSVENLRAELDKESGAIYVYAVKSVVETPELVEDPNLQIPLDEARKTDAAVEAGGEVRFLRTTHEMSRPSGLGRISAQLAKQVIFQKVREAERDTVYNEYIGRVGEIVNVAVKRVEGPDVIFELGTTEARMPRKEQSRLESFAVGERVRAVIVRVEKASKGPGVIVSRAAPELVQNLFQTEVPEIYDGTVVIRAIAREAGERTKIAVMSKDKDVDCVGACVGMKGMRVQSIIRELRGEKIDIIEFNEEPVTFAQKALQPAKVSRVSIVDAAEKHLEVIVDDTQLSLAIGKKGQNVRLAAKLLGWKIDIKSEEEKRQEVELQMSALVSPPTTPLEKVEDLSGGLMEKLTAAGVTTVEALADMTPEQLEAIPGIGPKTVEKITVAVTDFFAKLEAAQAAEAAAQAEVAAAEAAVAEAAAAEAAAAEAAAEAATAEASAQAEAAAAPAQESTETAPEAVAAEAAPAKEQAEATPEAAVAAEEQVKAAPAAAVAAEEQVEAVQDAAVAEAAPAAEPEAPASSDSAGSEEPGKVSEES, encoded by the coding sequence ATGGCGAGCTTGCTATACCAGACGATCGAGGGGCTGAGCCGCGAGAAGGGGATCGATCCCCAGATCGTGGTCAGCGCGGTGGAAGACGCCATGGTGGTGGCGACGCGGAAGTCTTTGAAGTCGGTGGAGAACCTGCGGGCGGAGCTGGACAAGGAGTCCGGCGCCATCTACGTGTACGCGGTGAAGTCGGTGGTGGAGACGCCGGAGCTGGTGGAAGACCCCAACCTGCAGATCCCGCTGGACGAAGCGCGCAAGACGGACGCCGCGGTGGAAGCCGGCGGCGAGGTGCGCTTCCTGCGCACCACGCACGAGATGTCGCGCCCGTCCGGGCTGGGACGGATCTCGGCGCAGCTGGCCAAGCAGGTGATCTTCCAGAAGGTGCGCGAGGCGGAGCGGGACACGGTTTACAACGAGTACATCGGGCGCGTGGGCGAGATCGTGAACGTCGCAGTGAAGCGCGTGGAAGGCCCGGACGTGATCTTCGAGCTGGGAACGACGGAGGCGCGCATGCCGCGCAAGGAGCAGTCGCGGCTGGAGTCGTTCGCGGTGGGCGAGCGGGTGCGCGCGGTGATCGTGCGGGTGGAGAAGGCGAGCAAGGGCCCGGGAGTGATCGTCTCGCGGGCGGCGCCGGAGCTGGTGCAGAACCTGTTCCAGACGGAAGTGCCGGAGATCTATGACGGCACGGTGGTGATCCGCGCCATCGCGCGCGAGGCGGGCGAGCGCACCAAGATCGCGGTGATGTCCAAGGACAAGGACGTGGATTGTGTGGGCGCGTGCGTGGGCATGAAGGGCATGCGGGTGCAGTCCATCATCCGCGAACTGCGCGGGGAAAAGATCGACATCATCGAGTTCAACGAGGAGCCGGTGACCTTCGCCCAGAAGGCGCTGCAGCCGGCCAAGGTGAGCCGCGTCTCCATCGTGGATGCGGCGGAGAAGCACCTGGAAGTGATTGTGGACGACACGCAGTTGTCCCTCGCCATCGGCAAGAAGGGGCAGAACGTGCGCCTGGCGGCGAAACTGCTGGGATGGAAGATCGACATCAAGAGCGAGGAAGAGAAGCGGCAGGAGGTGGAGCTGCAGATGTCGGCGCTGGTCTCACCACCCACCACGCCGCTGGAGAAAGTGGAGGACCTGAGCGGGGGGCTGATGGAGAAGCTGACCGCCGCGGGCGTGACCACGGTGGAGGCGCTGGCCGACATGACGCCGGAGCAGTTGGAGGCCATCCCGGGGATCGGGCCCAAGACGGTGGAAAAAATCACCGTGGCTGTGACAGACTTCTTCGCCAAACTCGAGGCGGCGCAGGCTGCTGAGGCGGCGGCGCAGGCAGAAGTGGCTGCGGCAGAGGCTGCAGTAGCGGAAGCAGCAGCAGCGGAAGCGGCTGCGGCGGAAGCGGCGGCGGAAGCAGCGACGGCGGAGGCATCGGCCCAGGCAGAAGCAGCGGCGGCGCCGGCCCAGGAATCAACGGAAACAGCGCCGGAGGCTGTGGCAGCAGAGGCTGCGCCGGCGAAGGAGCAAGCGGAAGCGACTCCCGAAGCTGCGGTGGCGGCTGAGGAACAAGTGAAGGCGGCTCCGGCTGCTGCGGTGGCGGCTGAGGAACAAGTGGAGGCGGTTCAGGATGCTGCGGTGGCGGAAGCAGCGCCGGCGGCAGAGCCGGAAGCGCCGGCTTCGTCAGATTCCGCGGGCTCCGAGGAGCCGGGCAAGGTTTCGGAAGAGTCGTAA
- a CDS encoding MFS transporter codes for MSFSERLNDIRTGFERPFWVANLTEIFERLSYYGAFASLALYLQEKLNFSTEQTGTLTGLFGGMVWFLAIFGGAIADRLGFRRALSMAYLILAAAYFLIGSIGAPWLAPVRNAVPLGLFVGFILILPALGVSMVKPCVVGTTARASKENVRSIGFSIYYTMVNIGGAAGPYVASWAHRHLGVENVYRVAALSVFLMFFVVLFFFREPRKVGDAPPPSIAEVARNFCVVVGKARLVLPVLGIALLLRVISFFPGLEWFIVPWWIWLGLGVLVLAGISRFMWFLLIFTGYWIVFWQQYISLPGYIHAYINPKADVELILITDGLAVICLTLAMSFLTRKIPAFQAIILGTVITSLAWLILTLRPTIWGAVLSLFVLALGEIIQAPRYYDYISRLAPEGQQGTYMGFAFLPIGIGSLLGGWMGGKVFQHFGEVGHEPAHAWWVITGVGLVTALLLWIYDRVVLPGRPLPATTPGVP; via the coding sequence TTGAGCTTCTCGGAACGTCTCAACGACATCCGCACCGGCTTTGAGCGTCCCTTCTGGGTCGCCAATCTCACCGAGATCTTCGAGCGCCTCTCTTACTACGGCGCCTTTGCTTCGCTCGCCCTCTATTTACAGGAGAAGCTGAATTTCTCCACCGAGCAGACCGGGACACTCACCGGCCTATTCGGCGGCATGGTCTGGTTCCTGGCCATCTTCGGGGGCGCGATCGCCGACCGCCTAGGCTTCCGCCGCGCCCTCTCCATGGCCTACCTCATTTTGGCCGCCGCCTACTTCCTCATCGGCTCCATCGGCGCGCCCTGGCTGGCGCCCGTGCGCAACGCCGTGCCGCTGGGCCTGTTCGTGGGATTCATCCTCATCCTGCCCGCGCTGGGCGTCTCCATGGTGAAACCCTGCGTGGTCGGCACCACGGCGCGCGCTTCCAAGGAGAACGTGCGCTCCATCGGATTTTCCATCTACTACACCATGGTGAACATCGGCGGCGCCGCCGGCCCCTACGTCGCCTCCTGGGCCCATCGCCATCTGGGCGTGGAGAACGTCTATCGTGTCGCCGCGCTCAGCGTCTTCCTCATGTTCTTCGTGGTGCTGTTCTTCTTTCGCGAGCCGCGCAAAGTCGGCGACGCGCCTCCACCCTCCATCGCCGAGGTGGCGCGCAACTTCTGCGTCGTCGTGGGCAAGGCCCGCCTGGTCCTGCCCGTGCTGGGGATCGCCCTCCTGCTCCGCGTGATCTCGTTCTTTCCCGGCTTGGAGTGGTTCATCGTTCCCTGGTGGATCTGGCTGGGACTAGGCGTGCTGGTGCTCGCCGGCATCAGCCGCTTCATGTGGTTTCTGCTCATCTTTACCGGGTACTGGATCGTCTTCTGGCAGCAGTACATCAGCTTGCCGGGCTACATCCACGCCTACATCAACCCCAAGGCCGACGTCGAGCTTATCCTCATCACCGACGGCCTGGCCGTCATCTGCCTTACCCTCGCGATGAGTTTTCTGACCCGCAAGATTCCGGCGTTCCAGGCCATCATCCTGGGCACCGTGATCACCTCTCTCGCCTGGCTCATCCTCACGCTGCGCCCGACGATCTGGGGCGCAGTCCTCTCGCTCTTCGTGCTCGCGCTCGGCGAGATCATCCAGGCGCCCCGCTACTACGACTACATCTCCCGCCTCGCCCCCGAAGGCCAGCAGGGCACCTACATGGGCTTCGCCTTCCTGCCCATCGGCATCGGCTCGCTGCTTGGCGGATGGATGGGCGGAAAGGTCTTCCAGCACTTTGGCGAAGTCGGACACGAACCGGCGCATGCCTGGTGGGTCATCACCGGCGTAGGACTAGTGACCGCGCTGTTGCTCTGGATCTACGACCGCGTTGTGCTGCCCGGCCGCCCCTTGCCCGCCACCACTCCCGGCGTGCCCTGA